Proteins encoded in a region of the Puniceibacterium sp. IMCC21224 genome:
- the tsaB gene encoding tRNA (adenosine(37)-N6)-threonylcarbamoyltransferase complex dimerization subunit type 1 TsaB, producing MRSEALVLGFDTSAAHCAAALVWRDGFLNDNFVLAERHDAMAKGQAEHLIPMLEDMLRSAGKNWHDLSGIAVGIGPGNFTGIRISVAAARGLALALNIPAIGVSMFEVLAHYADDPESTPKAIPTMEPTLFSLPAPRGQAYVQQFKDAVPVGAARLIDPIATPADLQMRFGMGVSGFAADEICQQLDAHSNPVMPDRIGITLTAVGLKYLHQPDAHRPAPLYVKPADAAPSRTAPPVMLP from the coding sequence TTGCGGTCTGAGGCACTCGTTCTGGGCTTTGACACCTCGGCCGCGCATTGCGCGGCCGCTTTGGTCTGGCGGGACGGCTTTCTCAATGACAATTTTGTTCTGGCAGAACGCCATGACGCCATGGCCAAGGGACAGGCAGAGCACCTGATTCCGATGCTTGAGGACATGCTGCGCAGCGCAGGCAAGAACTGGCATGACCTTTCAGGCATTGCGGTCGGTATCGGACCGGGCAATTTTACCGGCATCAGGATATCGGTTGCGGCGGCGCGCGGGCTGGCTCTGGCGCTGAACATCCCAGCGATCGGCGTGTCGATGTTCGAAGTTCTGGCGCATTACGCCGACGACCCGGAATCCACGCCAAAGGCCATTCCAACCATGGAACCAACGCTGTTTTCCCTGCCTGCGCCGAGGGGGCAGGCCTATGTGCAGCAATTCAAGGATGCAGTGCCCGTTGGGGCTGCGCGCCTGATCGACCCCATTGCGACTCCGGCTGACTTGCAAATGCGTTTCGGGATGGGAGTATCGGGATTTGCGGCAGACGAAATCTGCCAACAGTTGGACGCCCACAGCAACCCGGTGATGCCCGACAGGATCGGGATAACGCTGACCGCTGTCGGCCTCAAATACCTGCACCAACCGGACGCACATCGCCCTGCCCCGCTCTATGTCAAACCCGCCGACGCAGCGCCATCGCGCACCGCGCCGCCGGTTATGCTGCCGTGA
- a CDS encoding GNAT family N-acetyltransferase, producing the protein MRSEQLATLQARAYQDMAPWSARDFDDLLTQPTALLVSRPHAFCLGRVIIDEAEILALATDPDHQRRGLGTDILTRFESQAKVRGAVRIFLETAATNSRARAFYANFGYVNTGLRKGYYAQPDGSRIDAVLMMRNLSLLTAPRSDQLQI; encoded by the coding sequence GTGAGATCAGAGCAGCTCGCGACACTGCAAGCCCGCGCCTATCAGGACATGGCGCCGTGGTCAGCGCGGGATTTTGACGATCTTCTGACGCAGCCCACCGCCCTCTTGGTGAGCAGGCCACATGCGTTCTGCCTTGGCCGCGTAATCATTGACGAGGCCGAGATCCTGGCCCTTGCCACTGACCCAGATCATCAGCGCCGAGGCTTGGGCACCGACATCCTGACCCGGTTCGAGTCACAGGCCAAAGTGCGCGGCGCGGTGCGAATTTTCCTCGAAACCGCTGCGACAAATTCAAGAGCCCGTGCATTTTACGCAAATTTCGGCTACGTCAACACTGGCCTGCGCAAAGGCTATTATGCCCAACCGGACGGCAGTCGCATTGATGCGGTGCTCATGATGCGGAACTTATCCCTTTTAACAGCACCAAGGTCGGATCAGCTGCAAATATAA